TATAAGAATTTAAAGAAATTTCCAGCTGGTAGTGTTGGCATATTTAAAGAAGGGAAACTCTCCATAGAAAAACGATGGGATATCAACAGCTTAATATCTCCAGAAACCCACAATGATTATAAAAAGACGAAATCCGAATTAACCAAATTAATCCAAAGTTCTGTTGAGTACCGCATGATGAGCGATGTCCCTTATGGCACTTTCTTAAGTGGAGGAATCGATTCAAGTCTGATCACTGCAGTTGCGCAATCTTTAAAATCCAAACCCATTAAAACGTTTTCTCTTGGAATAAAAGATTCCGAAAAGGATGAATCCAAGCATGCAAAGAAGATATCCAAACATTTGGGAACAGACCATCACGAGTTAATGGTTAGCGTGAAAGACATCAAAAACAAGATTGAACCCTTCATGAATTGTTTTGATGAACCCTTTGCAGATTCCTCTGGTTTCTTATTGAACATTGTATCAGGGCTGGCAAAAGAAGAAGTTAAGATGGTTCTTTCTGGTGATGGTGGCGATGAGCTTTTTATGGGATACGGAGCTTACAAATGGGCTACACGATTAAATCGACCTATTGTCAAATCTCTTAAAAAGCCCATTAAACAGATTCTAAGACTTGGGAATAACCGTATGCAAAGAGCCTCAGAGATGTTCAGCGACATCGACCCTTCCAAGATAGCAAGCCATATATTTTCCCAGGAACAATATTATTTTACGGAATTAGAAGCAAAAGAAATATTAGTCCAAGCAACAAATAGCCCTATTAATTCAGAGGAGTATAATTTTAAAAGAGAAGTAAGCGCTAAGGAGAAACAAGCCTTATTTGATATAAACTCCTATTTAAAAGATGACCTTCTTGTTAAGGTAGATCGAGCTAGCATGCTACATGGACTAGAAGCAAGAACACCTCTTCTTGATCACCGCATCGTAGAATATGCCGTTAACATTGATGAAAAACTTAAAGAAAATAAGGGTGTATCGAAGTCAATTTTAAAGGACATACTTCACGACTACGCACCAAAGGATTTATTTAATAGACCTAAGCAAGGATTTTCTATCCCACTGGGAAGCTGGCTAAAAGCCGATCTGTATTATTTAATTGATAATTACTTATCTCAGAAGAAGATAGAAGAAATGGGTCTTTTCAATTACGTTTTCATTGAAAAACTAATCTCAGACTTCTTAAACGGGAAAGATTATTTGTACAATAGGATTTGGTTAGTAATCCTAATTCAAAAATGGTTTTCAGGCTATTCCAATTAATCTTCCCACTCTCTTTCATTCCCAATGTGGCTTGACCAAGTAATTAACAACCAGCATATATAAAATGGAATCAAGGGGATTTTGTATCTAACTAAAGAACCGAAATTTGACGAAGCCAAACCAATAGCAAACGCAAAAGTGAGAGAAAACACCAAGCAGAAAATTAAAAACGGGTCATTAATAATTAATCGAAATATCCGCACAGGTCTTATTTTTAATATTAAGTATACTGTAAATATCAAAAGTGCTAAATTTTCAAAAGCAGATAATAGCATTACAATATTACCTGCTTCCCAAATAAAAGGTCTAAATAATCCAGCTATTATAGCCTGAGGTGCCTTTTCAAAAACCCCAAAGTAAGTTGCATCGAATTCACCTAAATTAAAAGAATGCCCCGAGTATACTTGTCTTTTTAAATCAATTTGAGTTTCCTGTGCAGTTTCTAACATATTATCGGCGGAATAACGACCTAAAACACCACCTAACTCTACCATTATTAATATAGAAAACGACGCAAATGCGACTAGTAATATTGGCGCAACTATAGCTCGAAGGAAAGAATTCTTGATTTTTTTAATTCTTCTAAAAAACGCTAAGACCAATAACCCAGTTACTAATGCAATTAGAATATAAGGTTTGATAATAATTATTGCAGATCCACTTACCAAAAGGCTTAAAATACTCAACAAAACTTTCTTCTTTTGAAGAAAAATCGAGTAAAAAGAAGTGATGAACCAACAAAGAGCTGAAAACGTTATCGTATCCTTTAACATTCCGGAACCCCAAAAAATCACAGATGGAACAAATAGAAAAGCTAAAGCAAACGATTTCTTTAATTCTGGATACAAACCAGCAAGAAGAATATATAGTTTCCAAACACCTATATAAGATAGGGCAGCCGTTAAAACAGTTGTGCCGATATAGGAATTAAATGAAATAAAGGCTAATGGACTATATATTTCACAAACAATAAATGTTTTCATGTCTCTGTACATATATGAAGTCGGCCAGCCAGTGGTGTGGTTAAAATATGACCAATTCTGAGCTGTATTACCCTTAAAGATTAAAGAGAAGTATCCCGAAGGATCATGGTATAATAAATTACTCAACGTGGCAGCTGAATTAAAGTATTGAATAGTATCGCCTCCTCCATAGTATAGGGAGTAAATTAAACATAAGAAAATACCACCACCAATTTTCATTAGAAGACCAGGAACGAGATACTTATAAATTGAGACTGAATCTTGATTTCTATTTTTTACAGAGTAAGCGATTAGCAATGCTATCAACATATAAACCGGTCCAGAGATTAAATCTATGTAACTAAAGTATTTCACTGTATTTCATTCGTTAGTTCTCCAAATATAGCATAACACAAGAAGAATACTTTTTCAATTCATCTTATCCTTTTAAAATATAAATTATACACACCTTCCGTAGAGGTAATGTTATCAATTGTAGTAACTTTCAAAGATGAATGTGCTGTATATTTCTTACGACGGCATGACCGACCCTCTTGGTCAATCGCAGGTTATACCTTATTTAATAGGGCTGTCTAAAAGAGGGTTTCGAATTACATTATTATCATGTGAAAAGAAAGCAAACTATAACTTACACAAAGAGCATATTAATATCATGCTTTCGCAAAACAAGATAGATTGGGCTCCAATCACATTCTACAGTTCACCCAAATTTATTTCTTCCTATCTTAATGTTAAAAATCTCAAGAAAAAAGCGCTAGAAATATGCGATGCAAGAGGCATTAAACTTATTCATGCAAGAAGTTATATAGCTGCTCAAGCAGCATTACATGCTCAGAGCAAGCTGAAAGTTAAATTTCTATTCGACATGAGAGGCTTTTGGGTAGATGAACGTATTGATGGTAATATCTGGCAAAAATCAAATTTGATACATCGTTTGTTATTTTCTATGTATAAAAAGCTTGAATTAGAATATTTAAAAAACTCAGATGCCATTGTAAGTTTAACAGAAACAGGAAAAGATGAAATATTATCATGGGATAGTTTAAATGGCAATGAATTAAATATCACAGTTATTCCATGCTGTGCAGACCTTGATCTTTTCTCTTATGAAAATATTGAAGAAGATAAAGCACAAGAACTTCGAGAAGAG
This region of Flavobacteriales bacterium genomic DNA includes:
- a CDS encoding glycosyltransferase encodes the protein MNVLYISYDGMTDPLGQSQVIPYLIGLSKRGFRITLLSCEKKANYNLHKEHINIMLSQNKIDWAPITFYSSPKFISSYLNVKNLKKKALEICDARGIKLIHARSYIAAQAALHAQSKLKVKFLFDMRGFWVDERIDGNIWQKSNLIHRLLFSMYKKLELEYLKNSDAIVSLTETGKDEILSWDSLNGNELNITVIPCCADLDLFSYENIEEDKAQELREELNLSKDDFVMSYLGSIGTWYMIEEMLQFYKILLQAKPNAKFLVISDASPNSIYPVAVSKGIDPNNIIVKSAQRKEVPLLLSTSSFSLFFIKPLYSKKGSSATKLAEILGMGIPVVANTNIGDQELLFKKYTMGKLVDKFTNDEFSQVIKDIDKLTSTSPVDLRKSALAYYNLNDGVEKYATIYNRLLND
- the asnB gene encoding asparagine synthase (glutamine-hydrolyzing), with protein sequence MCGIAGIYNFISEPRLNEIEGMVSTIGHRGPDNEHSIICNNIALGHARLSIIDTNSTAHQPMYSSDRRYIIVFNGEIYNYKELSKELNIEFKTSSDTEVLLEAFIRWGVDCYERLNGMFAFSVYDTMTDELYLFRDRMGIKPLFYYSTNEIFSFCSEIKGILACDQIKKMAEPDRKMVVEFLHLGYIAEPNTIYKNLKKFPAGSVGIFKEGKLSIEKRWDINSLISPETHNDYKKTKSELTKLIQSSVEYRMMSDVPYGTFLSGGIDSSLITAVAQSLKSKPIKTFSLGIKDSEKDESKHAKKISKHLGTDHHELMVSVKDIKNKIEPFMNCFDEPFADSSGFLLNIVSGLAKEEVKMVLSGDGGDELFMGYGAYKWATRLNRPIVKSLKKPIKQILRLGNNRMQRASEMFSDIDPSKIASHIFSQEQYYFTELEAKEILVQATNSPINSEEYNFKREVSAKEKQALFDINSYLKDDLLVKVDRASMLHGLEARTPLLDHRIVEYAVNIDEKLKENKGVSKSILKDILHDYAPKDLFNRPKQGFSIPLGSWLKADLYYLIDNYLSQKKIEEMGLFNYVFIEKLISDFLNGKDYLYNRIWLVILIQKWFSGYSN